The Ziziphus jujuba cultivar Dongzao chromosome 7, ASM3175591v1 genome includes a region encoding these proteins:
- the LOC125423862 gene encoding retrovirus-related Pol polyprotein from transposon RE1 isoform X2, with the protein MSQPEGFVSSTHLAYVCKLQKALYGLRQAPRAWFDKLKQALLHKGFKNSQADTSLFMYNFGTTCAMILVYVDDIIITGNNAIFVNQLIGDLNQQFSLKDLGDLHFFLGIEVHRSEGVMHLTQSKYIRDLLQKSKMDGAKEVSSPMLTGRHLSLYDGDMFDNPELYRSTVGALQYLTITRPEISFSVNKLSQFLHAPTTDHWETCKRLLRYLKGTIQYGLQLQASNQLVLHAFVDSDWASNPDDRKSTSGYCIFLGASLISWSSKKQHVVARSSTEAEYRALAHVTVELCWLRNLSQELQFLFDKPIIWSDNIGAALLASNPVHHARVKHIEIDLHFVRDKVLDKELEIRYVPSKEQIADIFTKSLGTSRFLFLRNKLRVSEVPVVMKSALL; encoded by the coding sequence ATGTCACAACCTGAGGGTTTTGTTTCTTCAACACATCTAGCGTATGTTTGCAAGCTGCAAAAGGCTTTATATGGTTTGAGACAAGCTCCACGAGCTTGGTTTGATAAACTCAAACAAGCTTTGCTTCACAAAGGATTCAAGAACTCACAAGCTGATACATCCTTGTTCATGTATAATTTTGGTACAACCTGTGCTATGATATTggtgtatgttgatgatatcaTAATCACAGGTAACAATGCTATTTTTGTTAATCAGCTTATTGGCGATTTGAACCAACAATTTTCTCTTAAGGATCTTGGTGATTTACActtctttcttggaattgaagttcatAGATCTGAAGGTGTTATGCATCTAACTCAGAGTAAATATATTAGAGATCTGTTGCAGAAAAGCAAAATGGATGGTGCTAAAGAAGTTTCTTCTCCTATGTTAACTGGCAGACATCTATCCCTATATGATGGTGACATGTTTGATAATCCTGAGCTATATAGAAGCACCGTTGGAGCACTTCAGTATCTCACAATAACTAGACCAGAAATCTCCTTTTCAGTTAACAAATTAAGTCAGTTTCTTCATGCTCCTACCACAGATCATTGGGAGACTTGCAAGAGATTACTGAGATATCTAAAAGGTACAATTCAATATGGTCTTCAACTACAAGCCTCAAACCAATTAGTTCTCCATGCTTTTGTAGATTCAGACTGGGCTAGTAATCCCGATGATAGAAAATCTACAAGTGGTTATTGTATTTTTCTGGGGGCAAGCTTAATTTCGTGGAGCTCTAAAAAGCAACATGTGGTTGCAAGGTCCAGTACAGAAGCTGAGTACAGAGCTTTGGCACATGTCACAGTTGAGTTGTGTTGGTTGAGGAACCTTAGTCAAGAACTGCAGTTTTTGTTTGACAAACCAATAATATGGAGTGATAATATTGGTGCAGCACTATTAGCTTCTAATCCTGTACATCATGCCCGAGTCAAGCACATTGAGATTGATTTGCACTTTGTTAGAGACAAAGTTTTAGATAAAGAGCTTGAGATTCGTTATGTGCCTTCAAAGGAGCAGATTGCTGATATTTTTACTAAATCATTGGGTACTTCACGTTTTTTATTTCTGAGGAACAAATTAAGAGTGAGTGAAGTTCCTGTAGTTATGAAATCTGCATTGTTATAG
- the LOC125423862 gene encoding retrovirus-related Pol polyprotein from transposon RE2 isoform X1: protein MGPASVSSKEGYKYYIQFLDDYSRYVWIYPLKTKSEALAIFSSFHVMVERQFDKKIKVLQADWGGEFRSFLPYLSKFGIVFRHPCPYIHTQNGKVERKHRHLVELGLCLLAQAHMSLVYWWEAFHCASFLINRLPTQVLNQLSPYEMLFHKKPDYAFLKVFGCACFPYLRPYNKVKLNFHTTKCVFLGYSPDHKGYRCLHPSGRVYITNSAIFHETAFPFMTGFSSSSAKKDELSSSCSSSDAPLFVLHKNVSSTPLTDSTPDISSLPNNNLPSSFSQNTSFTESISSLANNSPLPNVSALVPPANLSPHNCSPQYDTSTSAPNTSNSSSSLQSPIRLNTSSIIPQPVLSSSRTVLKPNTQSVHPMITRSKNGIFKPNTSKILLTTKHPLPPTSLSQMVVPRTVKAALLDPQWKSAMELEYSALMKNNTWQLVPCTSDMNIVGNKWVFRVKYNAHGTIQRCKARLVAKGFLQTPGLDYF, encoded by the coding sequence ATGGGACCTGCTTCAGTTAGTTCCAAGGAAGGATACAAGTATTACATACAGTTCTTAGATGATTACTCAAGATATGTTTGGATATATCCTTTAAAAACCAAGTCAGAAGCTCTGGcaattttttcaagttttcatGTTATGGTTGAAAGGcagtttgataaaaaaatcaaagttcTTCAAGCTGATTGGGGAGGTGAATTCAGATCCTTTCTTCCTTATCTCTCAAAGTTTGGTATTGTCTTTAGGCATCCTTGTCCTTATATTCACACACAAAATGGAAAAGTGGAAAGGAAGCATAGACATCTTGTTGAATTGGGATTGTGTCTCTTGGCTCAAGCTCACATGTCGCTAGTTTATTGGTGGGAAGCCTTTCATTGTGCTTCTTTCTTGATCAATCGGCTACCAACTCAGGTTCTTAATCAACTTTCTCCCTATGAGATGTTGTTTCATAAAAAACCTGATTACGCTTTTCTTAAAGTTTTTGGGTGTGCTTGTTTTCCGTATTTGAGACCTTATAACAAGGTTAAGCTGAATTTTCATACAACCAAGTGTGTCTTTTTGGGATATAGCCCTGATCATAAGGGTTATCGTTGCTTACATCCATCGGGAAGGGTTTATATTACAAATAGTGCTATTTTTCATGAAACTGCGTTTCCTTTTATGACTGGTTTTTCTTCAAGTTCTGCTAAGAAGGATGAACTTTCCTCTTCTTGTTCATCTTCTGATGCACCTTTGTTTGTCCTGCATAAAAATGTCTCCTCTACTCCTTTGACTGACTCCACCCCAGATATCTCTTCTCTTCCTAATAACAATTTACCAAGTTCTTTTTCTCAAAATACTTCATTTACTGAATCAATTTCTTCTCTGGCAAATAATTCTCCTTTACCTAATGTTTCTGCTCTTGTTCCTCCAGCTAATTTGTCTCCACATAATTGTTCTCCTCAGTATGATACTTCCACTTCTGCTCCTAATACTTCAAATTCATCTTCTAGTCTTCAATCTCCTATTAGGCTAAATACTTCTTCTATTATTCCTCAACCAGTTTTGTCCAGTTCAAGAACAGTGTTGAAACCCAATACTCAATCAGTTCATCCTATGATaactagatcaaagaatggTATTTTCAAACCCAATACTTCAAAAATTCTTTTAACTACTAAACATCCTTTACCTCCTACTTCTCTTAGTCAAATGGTTGTCCCAAGAACAGTCAAAGCAGCTCTTCTTGATCCTCAATGGAAATCTGCTATGGAACTTGAATATTCTGCTTTGATGAAAAATAACACTTGGCAACTAGTTCCTTGCACTTCTGATATGAATATTGTTGGCAATAAATGGGTTTTTAGAGTAAAGTATAATGCACATGGTACTATTCAAAGGTGTAAAGCTAGATTAGTTGCTAAGGGTTTTCTACAAACACCAGGGTTGGACTATTTTTAA
- the LOC125423862 gene encoding uncharacterized protein LOC125423862 isoform X3, with amino-acid sequence MGMLRPLDVIFSFLVPIAMLVVVSLHELGLTEDLLATTIIEMRITILEVEVSLVMAGVLIDQFVKSVKWLDILVMFVIIGMLNHFSRVFYSQALLLAVLILGLSLLEFHTLYHTLYNFNYNMRSPVMPESTIGMVAPNLQSYGSMSGLSNLFSYGVSTPLGSSNNISGQVPQQSTGFCVHNGVPHFGAPLSASFGMNSAGSPFMPPMSASIGSNVVGHSSVPQMSANMSNLSLSPHSSANVVSATVDPNPSWFLDSGATNHVAADGDSLLEHIEFQGNNKLTVGNGQNVDITHIVRQNST; translated from the exons ATGGGCATGTTGAGACCTCTGGACGTAATTTTCAGTTTTCTGGTTCCAATAGCAATGTTGGTCGTGGTTTCTCTCCACGAGCTCGGTTTGACAGAGGATTTGTTGGCAACTACAATTATCGAAATGAGAATTACAATACTCGAGGTCGAGGTTTCTTTGGTCATGGCAGGGGTACTAATCGACCAATTTGTCAAGTCTGTAAAATGGTTGGACATACTGGTGATGTTTGTTATTATAGGTATGCTCAACCATTTCAGCAGAGTGTTCTACAGCCAAGCTTTACTGTTGGCAGTGCTAATCCTAGGACTTTCTTTACTGGAGTTCCACACACTCTACCACACACTCTACAATTTTAATTACAATATGAGATCGCCAGTTATGCCTGAATCAACTATTGGGATGGTTGCTCCAAATTTGCAGTCATATGGTTCCATGTCTGGTTTGTCTAATCTTTTTTCTTATGGTGTCTCAACACCACTTGGTAGTTCTAACAACATCTCTGGTCAAGTGCCACAACAGTCTACTGGTTTTTGTGTTCATAATGGTGTACCTCATTTCGGTGCACCTCTTTCTGCTTCATTTGGCATGAATTCTGCTGGTTCTCCTTTCATGCCTCCAATGTCAGCTTCCATTGGATCAAATGTTGTTGGTCATTCTTCAGTGCCTCAAATGTCAGCTAATATGAGTAATTTGTCTCTTTCTCCACATTCTAGTGCTAATGTTGTGTCTGCAACAGTTGACCCAAACCCTTCCTGGTTCTTAGACAGTGGAGCTACTAATCATGTAGCTGCAGATGGTGATAGCTTGCTTGAACATATTGAGTTTCAAGGAAACAACAAACTTACTGTTGGCAATGGGCAGAATGTGGATATTACTCATATTG TTAGGCAGAACTCAACTTAG
- the LOC107432027 gene encoding uncharacterized protein LOC107432027: protein MKSETLTLVLVNLAGIMERADESLLPGVYKEVGVALHTDPTGLGSLTLFRSIVQSSCYPLAAYLAVRHNRAHVIALGAFLWAAATFLVAFSSTFLQVPALSLSLSLSLSKFMSLSLSRFLYLGMNVVVYCFVMSDFMGDILAKRLPNSGRILLSQISSGSAIPFAAILLLVLPDDPSTAFSHGLVLFLMGCFVSWNAPATNNPIFAEIVPEKSRTCIYALDQSFESILASFAPPLVGILAQHVYGYKPTRKGSPDSIQIETDRENAKSLAKALYTATGIPMTICCFIYTFLYCTYPRDRERAKMTALIESEIHQLGAETDTTSPRKEYSEILVSESKEVDEKEMTEIGMEYGGDDDKDIALDDNDKKSLLS from the exons atgaaatcgGAGACTTTGACGTTGGTTTTGGTGAATCTCGCGGGAATCATGGAGCGGGCCGACGAGTCACTATTGCCTGGGGTGTATAAAGAGGTTGGTGTTGCTCTTCATACAGACCCGACTGGGTTGGGCTCGTTGACTCTGTTCAGATCCATAGTTCAGTCGTCTTGCTACCCACTTGCGGCTTATCTTGCTGTGCGTCACAACCGTGCTCATGTCATTGCTCTTGGTGCTTTTCTCTGGGCTGCCGCCACCTTCCTCGTTGCCTTTTCCTCCACTTTCTTGCAGGTCCCTGCTCTGtccctatctctctctctctctctctcaaagttTATGTCTCTGTCTCTTTCTCGGTTTTTGTATTTGGGTATGAATGTGGTTGTGTATTGTTTTGTAATGTcagatttt ATGGGGGACATCCTCGCAAAACGCTTACCGAATTCTGGGAGAATACTGCTGTCACAGATAAGCTCTGGTTCAGCCATTCCTTTTGCAGCTATTTTGCTGCTTGTGTTGCCTGATGACCCATCCACAGCATTCTCACATGGTTTGGTCTTGTTCCTTATGGGATGCTTCGTATCCTGGAATGCTCCAGCAACTAACAA TCCAATATTTGCAGAGATAGTCCCTGAGAAGTCCCGTACCTGCATCTATGCTCTCGATCAATCTTTCGAATCCATCTTGGCCTCCTTTGCTCCCCCACTAGTTGGGATTTTGGCACAGCACGTTTATGGTTATAAACCAACCCGAAAAGGGTCACCAGATTCTATACAGATTGAAACGGACAGAGAGAATGCTAAATCACTAGCCAAGGCACTGTACACAGCAACTGGCATTCCAATGACAATTTGTTGCTTCATTTACACTTTCCTCTACTGCACGTATCCTAGAGACCGAGAACGGGCAAAAATGACTGCTTTAATAGAGTCAGAAATACACCAGCTAGGGGCAGAAACAGATACTACTTCACCAAGAAAAGAATATTCAGAAATTCTCGTCTCAGAATCAAAAGAGGTTGATGAAAAGGAAATGACTGAAATTGGCATGGAATATGGTGGTGACGATGACAAGGACATTGCTTTGGATGATAATGATAAGAAGTCTCTTCTTTCCTGA